A window of Longispora fulva contains these coding sequences:
- a CDS encoding carboxymuconolactone decarboxylase family protein: MQARMKNPAMVLADAGKAINGLYKVAHSSGVAPSTLELVHLRASQINGCSACVYGGTHSAKKNGETDERLFTVAAWREAPYFTDAERAALALAEYATRLADNPEGVPDAVWNEAAAHYDEQQLAGLVMWIATTNFFNRLNATTRQPAGQTWG; the protein is encoded by the coding sequence ATGCAGGCACGGATGAAGAACCCGGCGATGGTCCTGGCCGACGCTGGCAAGGCGATCAACGGGCTGTACAAGGTGGCCCACAGTTCCGGTGTCGCCCCGTCCACCCTGGAGCTGGTGCACCTGCGCGCCAGCCAGATCAACGGATGCAGCGCGTGCGTGTACGGCGGAACGCACAGCGCGAAGAAGAACGGCGAGACCGACGAGCGGCTGTTCACCGTCGCCGCCTGGCGCGAGGCCCCCTACTTCACGGACGCCGAGCGCGCGGCCCTGGCGCTGGCCGAGTACGCGACCCGGCTCGCCGACAACCCCGAAGGCGTCCCGGACGCGGTGTGGAACGAGGCCGCCGCGCACTACGACGAGCAGCAGCTGGCCGGGCTGGTGATGTGGATCGCCACCACCAACTTCTTCAACCGGCTCAACGCGACCACCCGGCAGCCCGCCGGTCAGACCTGGGGCTGA
- a CDS encoding VOC family protein, with product MFSELMPAATLPVKDLAVARRFYEGTLGLKVLREEMEGGGLFYSCGDGMLFVYVSGFAGTNKATAVTFGVDDAKFDAEIDALREKGVSFMTFEYEGITWKDDVAITDGMRGVWFADPDGNIINVGSLPT from the coding sequence ATGTTTTCTGAGCTCATGCCGGCCGCCACGCTGCCGGTCAAGGACCTGGCCGTTGCACGCCGGTTCTACGAGGGCACGCTGGGCCTGAAGGTCCTCCGCGAGGAGATGGAAGGCGGTGGCCTCTTCTACTCCTGCGGCGACGGCATGCTCTTCGTGTACGTGTCCGGTTTCGCCGGCACGAACAAGGCCACGGCGGTCACCTTCGGCGTCGACGACGCGAAGTTCGACGCGGAGATCGACGCACTGCGCGAGAAGGGCGTTTCCTTCATGACCTTCGAGTACGAGGGCATCACGTGGAAGGACGACGTCGCGATCACGGACGGCATGCGGGGCGTGTGGTTCGCCGATCCGGACGGCAACATCATCAACGTGGGCTCGCTGCCCACCTGA
- a CDS encoding G5 domain-containing protein, translating into MLVREVEDIPFARTTVDDPSLDQGTTLVTVPGVKGKRTLTYAVTVAGGHELSRKLISDVVTTPAVAEVTAVGTRVAAQRCDPNYSGACVPIASDVDCAGGKGNGPAYVRGPVYVIGTDIYGLDGDHDGIGCE; encoded by the coding sequence GTGCTCGTCAGGGAGGTCGAGGACATCCCGTTCGCGAGGACTACGGTGGACGACCCGTCGCTGGACCAGGGCACAACCCTGGTGACGGTCCCCGGCGTGAAAGGGAAACGGACCCTCACGTATGCGGTGACAGTCGCGGGCGGCCACGAGCTGAGCCGAAAGCTGATCAGTGACGTGGTGACGACACCGGCGGTCGCTGAGGTGACGGCGGTGGGCACCAGGGTCGCGGCCCAGCGGTGCGACCCGAACTACAGCGGGGCCTGCGTCCCGATCGCCAGTGACGTGGACTGCGCGGGCGGCAAGGGCAACGGCCCCGCATACGTCAGGGGCCCGGTCTACGTGATCGGCACGGACATCTACGGCCTCGACGGCGACCACGACGGCATCGGCTGCGAGTAG
- a CDS encoding ABC transporter ATP-binding protein, giving the protein MTDSKGIRVTCRGLVYIYRLEGYDVVALSGVDLDIEPGEAVALVGPSGSGKSTLLSLMAGLLQPSAGRLTVGEHDVAKASDAELQRMRGLDVGVVLQGASRNLLPYLTAEKNIAFAQSDVPRHRRSELLAPADVLALVGLDESRIARSKPAELAPGERQRLAVAVAMATNPGLLLADEPTSQLDHDARDEVLAAFTAVNRAGTTVIAVTHDPDVGAILGRTVTIRDGRVGAEGRHGQDFAVVARDGAVHLPPDILREVVPGTLLRVEMLDDGSIRMEPAGTA; this is encoded by the coding sequence GTGACGGACAGCAAGGGGATCCGGGTCACCTGCCGAGGCCTGGTCTACATCTACCGGCTGGAGGGCTACGACGTCGTCGCCCTCTCCGGCGTCGACCTCGACATCGAACCCGGCGAGGCCGTCGCGCTCGTCGGCCCGTCCGGCTCCGGCAAGTCCACCCTGTTGTCCCTGATGGCGGGCCTGCTCCAGCCCTCCGCCGGCCGGCTGACGGTCGGCGAGCACGACGTGGCCAAGGCCAGCGACGCCGAACTGCAGCGGATGCGGGGGCTCGACGTGGGCGTCGTGCTGCAGGGCGCGTCGCGCAACCTGCTGCCGTACCTGACGGCCGAGAAGAACATCGCGTTCGCGCAGAGTGACGTGCCCCGGCACCGGCGCTCCGAGCTGCTCGCCCCCGCCGACGTCCTCGCGCTCGTCGGCCTCGACGAGTCCCGGATCGCCCGGTCCAAACCGGCCGAACTGGCCCCGGGCGAACGCCAGCGCCTCGCCGTGGCCGTCGCGATGGCCACCAACCCTGGCCTGCTGCTCGCCGACGAGCCGACCAGCCAGCTCGACCACGACGCCCGCGACGAGGTCCTGGCGGCTTTCACCGCCGTCAACCGGGCCGGCACCACGGTCATCGCCGTCACCCACGACCCCGACGTCGGGGCGATCCTCGGCCGGACGGTCACGATCCGCGACGGCCGGGTCGGAGCCGAGGGCCGGCACGGGCAGGACTTCGCGGTCGTCGCGCGCGACGGGGCCGTGCACCTGCCGCCGGACATCCTCCGCGAGGTGGTGCCGGGGACGCTGCTGCGGGTGGAGATGCTCGACGACGGCTCGATCCGGATGGAACCCGCCGGAACGGCCTGA